The genomic interval GAGCTAATAGAAGCCATATCTATTCAGAAGATCGTAGGGATGTAATTATATacccctctattttttaattgacggTCGTTGATCttttaatctatgtttgatctttttgtcttatttaaaaaatttatataattattaattattttgttatgatttgatttattatttaagtaaatttaagtatttttttataattttatatatttggacaaaatttttgaataaaacgaagagtaaaacgtaaataaaaagtcaaatgcgttaattaaaataaatcggTGGGAGTAGTTTATCTTTTGAGGTGGGCTTGGCCACTTTGGTTTGGGCTGTAACAATGGGCCGAACAGGCGGGGGAAGCAGCAAGACGTATACTTTTAGTGGGCTAAAGAGTGGACGACCTCGCGAGGAGAAGCCCAAGTTGTAAGGCCCATCGCGGAGGAAGCAGCATCTGGGCGAGACAGAGTGCGTCTTCCCCACGCAGGCggggcggagcggagcggaggtgtcgtcgtcctcgtcggcggcggcgatggaggcggTGAAGAGCCTCCTCAAGCCGAAGCCgacgccgcagcagcagctgcgcGAGTggcagcgccgcctccgcaaCGAGTGCCGCAACATCGAGCGCCAGATCCGAGGTTGGAGCCGgattctccctccctccctcctcctctgcctggACCTGGATCCGCCCTTCCACTCGCTTTTCCTTCCTGCTTCGTTGACGGATGGATCCCCGGCGCAGATGTGCagagggaggagaagaaggtggAGAAGGCCATCAGGGAGGCCGCCAAGCGCAACGACATCGGATCGGCCAAGGTACGtgctagtactagtactatcCACCATCAATCCATCCATGAGTTAGTTTTGATCCATTCCTCGTTGGTTGTTCAGGCGCTGGCCAAGGAGGTGGTCAGGTCCAGGAAGGCGGTCAACCGCCTCTACGAGAACAAGGCCCAGCTCAACTCCATCTCCATGCACCTCGGCGAGATCGTCGGTAATCACCTCCTACCCTCTATCTCTCCTCACATCACGTAGAGCACCACGCACATCGCCGTCACGCCCAGTGTTGGTTGGGCATTTGCGCATTCGCAATGTGCTATTCAAGCTGCACATTTGCTGGAAACTAGCATTCCAGCAAGCCATCTGCCCCCTTGCTTACGAGTTTGGAGAATATCACAAATAGAACGTTAAGCTTATTAATGCTGGCACTAGCTGTTACTTCTTCTTGTAGTGAAACCAATAGGAGTTGTGATTGGAATTAGTGATTCGACAGAAATTGTTTTATTCCAGGAAAGAGTGTAAATCCTCCAAAATTCCCACCGCTTTGACAGGGCCAGAACATATGCCCATACTGTATTTCTCCCATATATTCTGTTTCTTAACAGAGTGGTGTTTGTTCTGATGATACACTGCATACTGTCCTCTTTCAGCTACTGCCAGGACAGTTGGCCATCTGTCCAAGAGCACTGAAGTGATGAAACTTGTCAACAACCTTATGAAAGCCCCAGAGGTGGCTGCCACGATGCAGGAATTCAGCAGAGAGATGACCAAGGTATGAATTATGAAATGATCAGATCTATTCCAAAGGTTTGCCCTCTATACCATACTAGTTCCTACTTCATGATTGCTGTGGTGTAGGCTG from Oryza brachyantha chromosome 3, ObraRS2, whole genome shotgun sequence carries:
- the LOC102704956 gene encoding vacuolar protein sorting-associated protein 24 homolog 1-like, which encodes MEAVKSLLKPKPTPQQQLREWQRRLRNECRNIERQIRDVQREEKKVEKAIREAAKRNDIGSAKALAKEVVRSRKAVNRLYENKAQLNSISMHLGEIVATARTVGHLSKSTEVMKLVNNLMKAPEVAATMQEFSREMTKAGVMEEMVNDAVDSALDNEDIEEEIEEEVDKVLSAIAGETASELPDTVRKEKEKMKQPSTSEPAERTAIAEAVDDDDELEHIRERLAKVRS